A genomic segment from Cyanobium sp. NIES-981 encodes:
- a CDS encoding SDR family NAD(P)-dependent oxidoreductase → MQRSVMISGGSRGIGAAIAERLLREGHRLSLGVRDPAALAAGLERQGRRPDGGQLQIHPYDARSRCGADDSAEAWVAATASAWGGIDAVVHSAGIVSRTPFLFPPGEEAAVQGLLEVNLMGPWRLSRAVWPHLVASGDGRVISLVSMSGKRIKGRLAAYGVSKFALMGLCQAMRNEGWEAGIRVTALCPGWVNTAMAAAVDTIPKAAMTQPEDLAATVAHLLTLPPAAVPFELAVNCVLESGC, encoded by the coding sequence ATGCAGCGGAGCGTGATGATCAGCGGCGGCAGCCGCGGCATCGGTGCCGCCATTGCCGAGCGTCTGCTGCGCGAGGGTCACCGGCTCAGCCTGGGGGTGCGCGACCCGGCGGCGCTTGCCGCTGGTCTGGAGCGGCAGGGCCGGCGGCCGGACGGCGGACAGCTGCAGATCCACCCCTACGACGCCCGGTCCAGATGCGGGGCGGACGACAGTGCGGAGGCCTGGGTGGCCGCCACGGCCAGCGCCTGGGGAGGAATCGACGCCGTGGTGCACAGCGCCGGCATCGTCTCGCGCACCCCCTTTCTCTTCCCGCCGGGCGAGGAGGCCGCGGTCCAGGGGCTGCTGGAGGTGAACCTGATGGGCCCCTGGCGCCTGAGCCGGGCCGTCTGGCCCCACCTGGTGGCCAGTGGCGATGGCCGGGTGATCAGCCTGGTTTCGATGAGCGGCAAGCGCATCAAGGGCCGTCTGGCGGCCTACGGCGTCAGCAAATTCGCCCTGATGGGGCTGTGTCAGGCGATGCGCAACGAGGGCTGGGAGGCCGGAATCCGCGTCACGGCCCTGTGCCCGGGCTGGGTGAACACCGCCATGGCGGCAGCGGTGGACACGATTCCAAAGGCCGCCATGACCCAGCCTGAGGATCTGGCCGCCACCGTGGCCCACCTGCTCACCCTGCCGCCGGCGGCGGTGCCCTTCGAGCTGGCCGTGAACTGCGTACTGGAGAGTGGCTGCTGA
- a CDS encoding potassium channel family protein, with amino-acid sequence MPPHHLSLRRLHRTYKALLAACLLLLLSFTLPPPWYGISSVGYLLLGLVMVRGLGDPVDQLQFGAVPRRLFKLLGWATVMTGLIWFLTPLQLRQSGVPVLILWALFSHWSAIRLIRGLAQEQHVGLDVLRGSMAGYLMLGLAGGLICAALETVNPGSFSNIDLAGTIPASEAEVYPVWSLNFVRLNYFAFVSLTTAGYGDITPLTPMAQMLSVGLAVVGTFYIAAVMGLLISRLSTSQRHRRGQQPRRGQPGHRRGRGPDQGPDQDADGRRPARRLRSRCPGMPEGDGGATPNP; translated from the coding sequence ATGCCGCCCCATCACCTCAGCCTCCGCCGACTCCACCGCACCTACAAGGCACTGCTGGCGGCCTGTCTGCTGCTGCTGCTCAGCTTCACCCTGCCGCCTCCCTGGTACGGAATCTCCAGCGTGGGCTATCTCCTGCTGGGGCTGGTGATGGTGCGGGGCCTGGGGGATCCGGTGGATCAGCTCCAGTTCGGCGCCGTGCCCCGCCGGCTGTTCAAGCTGCTCGGCTGGGCCACGGTCATGACGGGGCTGATCTGGTTCCTCACCCCGCTGCAGCTGCGCCAGTCGGGCGTGCCCGTGTTGATTCTCTGGGCCCTGTTCAGCCACTGGAGTGCCATCCGGCTGATCCGGGGCCTGGCGCAGGAGCAGCACGTGGGCCTGGATGTGCTGCGGGGGTCCATGGCCGGATACCTGATGCTGGGGCTGGCCGGCGGGCTGATCTGCGCCGCCCTGGAAACCGTCAATCCGGGCAGCTTCAGCAACATCGACCTCGCCGGCACCATCCCCGCCAGCGAGGCCGAGGTGTACCCGGTCTGGAGCCTGAATTTCGTGCGGCTCAACTACTTCGCCTTCGTGAGTCTCACCACGGCGGGCTACGGCGACATCACGCCCCTGACGCCGATGGCGCAGATGCTGAGCGTGGGCCTCGCCGTAGTGGGCACCTTCTACATCGCGGCGGTGATGGGCCTGCTGATCAGCCGCCTCTCCACCAGCCAGCGGCATCGCCGGGGCCAGCAGCCGCGACGGGGCCAGCCGGGGCACCGCCGCGGCCGGGGGCCAGACCAGGGACCAGACCAGGATGCGGACGGCAGGCGCCCAGCTAGAAGGCTTCGGAGCCGCTGTCCGGGGATGCCTGAGGGGGACGGCGGCGCAACTCCCAACCCTTGA
- a CDS encoding efflux RND transporter permease subunit encodes MKSISDPFLRRPVLTLVISLLVLLAGLVSLPGLQIENLPAIAPGRVTVSASYPGASPEVVEQGVTTLLEKQLNGLERLDQVRSTSSAGSSSITLSFEGGDPEINQINAQNEAAVVNPRLPPQVARFGVRVRRSSDDLLMVLSFSADRGRYDDTFLSGWVEQVVVDRLQRVSGVGEARLFGGSPLAFRLWLDPARLNQLGLTITDVRDALEEQNVLAALGQAGDAPAPEDQMLTLPLRMEGRLRSVQEFERLVVAPTPEGGVTLLRDVGRVTLGSENYDAIATNLQGRATVAMGIFQRDGSNALEVSRGISTALEEISESLPPGVEFQVIIDEAETVRQNIDRTVASLRDAVLLVFLALLLGLGNSRLAFISALVVPVALVGALTVLRLTDSSINTLTLFGMVLATGLVVDDAIVVSEDIGRRIEQGHPPLLAAREAMAELGGAVVATSLVLIAVFLPVLTLGGSTGRLYAPIGLTIGATIVFSTFNALTFTPVAASRLLRADGRGEPAWLRRWIDPPRRALESLEGPYDRWLTRALGWRRRIVALLLVGLLLTAAAYQQRPKAFIPQEDGSQLRGVVVLPDGMALARTQAVMERVRQVIARDPLVVTGNFYAGRSFGDSAPNKGIFFLRLKPVEERPGSDQTPAALASRLNRQLAASIDDAQVVVIEAPTVRGFGSEGGIEFDLLDTSGGRLSLREFEQAAQAFIEAAEATGAFERVNTRFVADAPLVRLEPDRLRLASLGVDLEDVVEVLGASFGSDYVNDSFEGDRVRRVIVQLEGSERRNVQDVLSLQVRGRDDVLIPLAQVVRVVEGTGPTVINHTRLVRSIGIRAQPRNGVSTGQAMARLQEVRQQLGSSATDLEWAGLAREEARAGGASEQVFLLAVLVMLLVLAGLYENFIDPMIILVTVPLGLLGGIAGLAIRDLPLDVYGRMGLLVLVSLAAKNGILIVEFANQRLAAGMPLEQAIHGAAVARLRPILLTAISSLAGFLPLLFASGAGAASRTSIGTVVFAGLLVATVLSLFVVPVIYRIVKGWELRRRPPQASPDSGSEAF; translated from the coding sequence GTGAAATCGATCTCGGATCCCTTTCTGCGCCGGCCGGTGCTCACGCTGGTGATCAGCCTGCTGGTGCTGCTGGCCGGATTGGTGAGCCTGCCTGGCCTGCAGATCGAGAACCTGCCCGCCATCGCCCCCGGCCGGGTCACGGTGAGCGCCAGCTATCCGGGGGCCAGCCCGGAGGTGGTGGAGCAGGGGGTCACCACCCTGCTGGAAAAGCAGCTCAACGGCCTCGAGCGCCTCGATCAGGTGCGCTCCACCAGTTCAGCCGGCAGCAGCAGCATCACCCTCAGCTTCGAGGGCGGCGATCCGGAGATCAACCAGATCAACGCCCAGAACGAGGCGGCGGTGGTGAACCCGCGCCTGCCGCCCCAGGTGGCCCGCTTCGGGGTGCGGGTGCGCCGCAGTTCCGACGACCTGCTGATGGTGCTCAGCTTCAGCGCCGATCGGGGCCGCTACGACGACACCTTCCTGAGCGGCTGGGTGGAGCAGGTGGTGGTCGACCGTCTGCAGCGGGTGTCGGGGGTGGGGGAGGCGCGCCTGTTCGGCGGCAGCCCCCTGGCCTTCCGGCTCTGGCTCGATCCGGCCCGGCTCAACCAGCTGGGGCTCACCATCACCGACGTGCGGGACGCCCTTGAGGAGCAGAACGTGCTGGCGGCCCTGGGCCAGGCCGGTGACGCCCCTGCCCCCGAAGATCAGATGCTCACCCTGCCCCTGCGCATGGAGGGGCGCCTGCGCAGCGTGCAGGAGTTCGAGCGGCTGGTGGTGGCGCCCACGCCGGAGGGCGGGGTGACCCTGCTGCGCGATGTGGGCCGGGTGACCCTCGGCAGCGAGAACTACGACGCCATCGCCACCAACCTGCAGGGCAGGGCCACCGTGGCCATGGGCATCTTCCAGCGGGACGGCAGCAATGCCCTGGAGGTGAGCCGCGGCATCAGCACAGCCCTCGAGGAGATCAGCGAAAGCCTGCCGCCGGGGGTGGAGTTCCAGGTGATCATCGACGAGGCCGAGACAGTGCGGCAGAACATCGACCGCACCGTGGCCAGCCTGCGGGATGCGGTGCTGCTGGTGTTCCTCGCCCTGCTGCTGGGCCTGGGCAACAGCCGCCTTGCCTTCATCTCCGCCCTGGTGGTGCCGGTGGCGCTGGTGGGGGCGCTCACGGTGCTGCGGCTCACCGACAGCTCGATCAACACCCTCACCCTGTTCGGCATGGTGCTGGCCACCGGTCTGGTGGTGGATGACGCCATCGTGGTGAGCGAGGACATCGGCCGCCGCATCGAGCAGGGCCACCCTCCCCTGCTGGCGGCCCGGGAGGCCATGGCCGAGCTGGGGGGGGCGGTGGTGGCCACCTCCCTGGTGCTGATCGCCGTGTTCCTGCCGGTGCTCACCCTGGGCGGCAGCACCGGACGGCTCTATGCCCCGATCGGCCTCACCATCGGCGCCACGATCGTGTTCTCCACCTTCAACGCCCTCACCTTCACGCCGGTGGCGGCCAGCCGCCTGCTCCGGGCCGATGGCCGCGGCGAGCCGGCCTGGCTGCGCCGCTGGATCGATCCCCCCCGGCGGGCCCTCGAGTCCCTGGAGGGCCCCTACGACCGCTGGCTCACCCGGGCGCTGGGCTGGCGGCGCCGCATCGTGGCCCTGCTGCTGGTGGGGCTGCTGCTCACCGCGGCGGCCTACCAGCAGCGGCCCAAGGCCTTCATCCCCCAGGAGGACGGCAGCCAGCTGCGCGGCGTGGTGGTGCTGCCCGACGGCATGGCCCTGGCGCGCACCCAGGCGGTGATGGAGCGGGTGCGGCAGGTGATCGCCCGGGACCCCCTGGTGGTGACGGGCAACTTCTACGCCGGCCGCTCCTTCGGCGACAGCGCTCCGAACAAGGGCATCTTCTTCCTGCGCCTCAAGCCCGTGGAGGAGAGGCCGGGCAGCGATCAGACCCCCGCCGCCCTGGCCAGCCGGCTGAACCGCCAGCTGGCCGCCAGCATCGATGACGCCCAGGTGGTGGTGATCGAGGCCCCCACGGTGCGCGGTTTCGGCAGCGAGGGGGGCATCGAGTTCGACCTGCTCGACACCAGCGGCGGCCGGCTCAGCCTCCGCGAGTTCGAGCAGGCCGCCCAGGCCTTCATCGAGGCGGCCGAGGCCACCGGTGCCTTCGAGCGGGTGAACACCCGCTTCGTGGCGGATGCGCCGCTGGTGCGGCTGGAGCCCGACCGCCTCAGGCTGGCCTCCCTCGGGGTGGATCTCGAGGACGTGGTGGAGGTGCTGGGCGCCAGCTTCGGCAGCGACTACGTGAACGACAGCTTCGAGGGCGACCGGGTGCGGCGGGTGATCGTGCAGCTCGAGGGTTCCGAGCGCCGCAACGTGCAGGATGTGCTCTCGCTGCAGGTGCGGGGGCGGGACGACGTCCTCATCCCCCTGGCCCAGGTGGTGCGGGTGGTGGAGGGCACGGGCCCCACGGTGATCAACCACACCCGCCTGGTGCGCTCGATCGGCATCCGGGCCCAGCCGCGGAACGGGGTCAGCACCGGTCAGGCCATGGCCCGGCTGCAGGAGGTGCGCCAGCAGCTGGGCAGCTCCGCCACCGACCTGGAGTGGGCGGGACTGGCCCGGGAGGAGGCCCGCGCCGGCGGGGCCAGCGAGCAGGTGTTCCTGCTGGCGGTGCTGGTGATGCTGCTCGTGCTGGCGGGCCTCTACGAGAACTTCATCGACCCGATGATCATCCTGGTCACGGTGCCCCTGGGCCTGCTCGGCGGCATCGCCGGGCTGGCGATCCGCGATCTGCCCCTGGATGTGTACGGCCGGATGGGGCTGCTGGTGCTGGTGAGCCTGGCGGCCAAGAACGGCATCCTGATCGTGGAGTTCGCCAACCAGCGCCTGGCGGCCGGGATGCCGCTGGAGCAGGCCATCCACGGCGCCGCCGTGGCCCGTCTGCGCCCCATCCTGCTCACGGCCATCTCCTCGCTGGCCGGCTTCCTGCCCCTGCTGTTCGCCTCGGGCGCCGGGGCGGCCAGCCGCACCAGCATCGGCACGGTGGTGTTCGCCGGGCTGCTGGTGGCCACGGTGCTGAGCCTGTTCGTGGTGCCCGTGATCTACAGGATCGTCAAGGGTTGGGAGTTGCGCCGCCGTCCCCCTCAGGCATCCCCGGACAGCGGCTCCGAAGCCTTCTAG
- a CDS encoding DUF3136 domain-containing protein, producing the protein MSSSTGLTIGELEANYSLYCKALRRLLQEGRSRTAIERTVCWSRLAQLHICLPGRYKAPDYLCVVLKRDLLNPV; encoded by the coding sequence ATGAGCAGCAGCACCGGCCTCACGATCGGGGAACTGGAGGCGAATTACTCCCTCTATTGCAAGGCGCTGCGGCGGCTGCTCCAGGAGGGCCGCAGCCGCACGGCGATCGAGCGCACGGTGTGCTGGAGCCGCCTGGCCCAGCTGCACATCTGCCTGCCGGGCCGCTACAAGGCCCCGGACTACCTCTGCGTGGTGCTCAAGCGCGATCTTCTCAATCCCGTATAG
- a CDS encoding bifunctional orotidine-5'-phosphate decarboxylase/orotate phosphoribosyltransferase: MGFFVRLTDAIADRQSLLVTGLDPNPEMLQSWVSRRGMAGRSFLSQARHWIKAVIEATAPHVCAYKPSLGFYQALGPVGLELLLEVRDLVPPDLPLIIDSKHGDLNSSSALAQYVFRELAADAVTLSPLAGQDIAAPFLLYPDKAVVITCHSSNEAARLIQHFPSEEEPLYLRIVQECLLWATPEQLLLEVGTSEPDILARVRREAPERFLILRSLWGVEEKLEAMLQAGLSSAGDGLLLPLPQNLLVEDDIAQRAEALKLQINATRAEWLDQRGAGVAERCDLWLPAPPPRPVLDRGPAGQPQLTPEVTASLNAMATATVPPPAPAAVALQESLLPTADALESLIVDLFDIGCLLFGDYVQASGAVFNYYIDLRQIISDPNLFHRVLHAYAGRMEELVFDRIAGIPYGSLPTATGLSLLLHKPLIYPRKEVKAHGARRLIEGDFEEGDLVVVVDDILITGGSVLEGIGKLESSGLQVQDVVVFLDHGGDHDRRAKERLAAAGYRCQAVLGIDAITRVLHGAGRLSDGQAALLLP, translated from the coding sequence ATGGGGTTCTTCGTTCGCCTCACCGACGCCATCGCCGATCGCCAGTCGCTGCTGGTCACCGGTCTGGACCCCAACCCGGAGATGCTGCAGAGCTGGGTGTCTCGCCGCGGCATGGCGGGGCGCTCCTTCCTCAGCCAGGCGCGGCACTGGATCAAGGCGGTGATCGAGGCCACCGCCCCCCACGTGTGTGCCTACAAGCCGAGCCTCGGCTTCTACCAGGCCCTCGGCCCGGTGGGCCTGGAGCTGCTGCTGGAGGTGCGGGATCTGGTGCCGCCCGATCTGCCCCTGATCATCGACAGCAAGCACGGGGACCTCAACTCCTCCTCGGCCCTGGCCCAGTACGTGTTCCGGGAGCTGGCGGCCGATGCGGTGACCCTCTCGCCCCTGGCCGGCCAGGACATCGCCGCCCCGTTCCTGCTCTATCCCGACAAGGCGGTGGTGATCACCTGCCACAGCTCCAACGAGGCGGCCCGCCTGATCCAGCACTTCCCCAGCGAGGAGGAGCCGCTCTATCTGCGCATCGTGCAGGAATGCCTGCTCTGGGCCACGCCCGAGCAGCTGCTGCTGGAGGTGGGCACCAGCGAGCCCGATATCCTGGCCCGGGTGCGCCGGGAGGCGCCGGAGCGCTTCCTCATCCTGCGCAGTCTCTGGGGCGTGGAGGAGAAGCTCGAGGCCATGCTGCAGGCCGGTCTCTCCTCCGCCGGCGACGGTCTGCTGCTTCCCCTGCCGCAGAACCTCCTGGTGGAGGACGACATCGCCCAGCGGGCCGAAGCCCTCAAGCTGCAGATCAACGCCACCCGGGCCGAGTGGCTGGACCAGCGCGGTGCCGGCGTCGCCGAGCGCTGCGACCTGTGGTTGCCGGCCCCGCCGCCGCGCCCGGTGCTGGACCGCGGTCCGGCCGGCCAGCCCCAGCTGACGCCGGAGGTGACGGCCAGCCTGAACGCCATGGCCACCGCAACGGTGCCCCCCCCGGCCCCGGCGGCCGTGGCCCTGCAGGAGTCGCTGCTGCCCACAGCGGATGCGCTGGAGTCGCTGATCGTGGATCTGTTCGACATCGGCTGCCTGCTGTTCGGTGACTACGTGCAGGCTTCGGGCGCGGTGTTCAACTACTACATCGATCTGCGCCAGATCATCTCCGATCCGAACCTCTTCCACCGGGTGCTGCATGCCTACGCCGGCCGGATGGAGGAGCTGGTGTTCGACCGGATCGCCGGCATTCCCTACGGCTCCCTGCCCACGGCCACCGGTCTCTCCCTGCTGCTGCACAAACCGCTGATCTACCCGCGCAAGGAGGTGAAGGCCCATGGGGCCCGCCGCCTGATCGAAGGGGATTTCGAGGAGGGGGACCTGGTGGTGGTGGTGGACGACATCCTGATCACGGGCGGCAGTGTGCTCGAGGGGATCGGCAAGCTGGAGAGCTCCGGCCTCCAGGTGCAGGATGTGGTGGTGTTCCTCGACCACGGCGGCGACCACGACCGTCGCGCCAAGGAGCGGCTGGCGGCGGCGGGCTACCGCTGCCAGGCGGTGCTCGGCATCGACGCCATCACCCGCGTGCTCCATGGGGCCGGGCGCCTCAGCGATGGCCAGGCCGCGCTGCTGCTGCCTTAG
- a CDS encoding cation:proton antiporter, with translation MPVPIQLMPWSLASVMSANLSDVPIQGRLLFIGVLFLGTLAVSRFSIRLGIPGVLGVLLLGLLVNVNFLDITHVEAENLQIFALALLLFYAGLKTDLKAIRGFLEYGLLLALGGVLITSLALGGLIWWLSSGTGGAIALGFGNGIPLGAAFLVAACLGSTDAGATLSVLAQVRPGVPLRLQHLLEFESAVNDPAALLVYGLLIELFTSPASAGGLSADPSLGAALLEGLKGFVQQIGSGLIVGVLFGYVAKFVIDYLVNERAQLLVVAMSIAFIDYGVSDLLGGSGFVAVYVTGVFMTNMDYRMAEVNHESIQEVLLPFNTMTEITVFLIFGLLVSPGDLLGAIPMGIAAAVALMLVARPLGVLLFQPFSPFSRRESLLIAWCGLRGAVPLALSYHVVSAIPELRGLDPALVEPLARNAQGIVFVVVVLNLMLQGFTLPRVCRRVGLGTGPLAP, from the coding sequence ATGCCGGTGCCCATCCAGCTGATGCCCTGGAGCCTCGCCAGCGTCATGTCCGCCAACCTCAGCGATGTGCCGATCCAGGGGCGTCTGCTGTTCATCGGGGTGCTCTTCCTCGGCACGCTGGCCGTGAGCCGCTTCTCGATCCGTCTCGGCATCCCGGGGGTGCTGGGGGTGCTGCTGCTCGGCCTGCTGGTGAATGTGAACTTCCTCGACATCACCCATGTAGAGGCCGAGAACCTGCAGATCTTCGCCCTGGCGCTGCTGCTGTTCTATGCCGGATTGAAGACCGATCTCAAGGCCATCCGCGGCTTCCTCGAATACGGCCTGCTGCTCGCCCTGGGTGGCGTGCTGATCACCTCGCTGGCCCTCGGTGGCCTGATCTGGTGGCTCTCCTCAGGCACCGGTGGGGCCATCGCCCTGGGCTTCGGCAACGGCATCCCCCTGGGCGCGGCCTTCCTGGTGGCGGCATGCCTGGGGTCCACCGACGCCGGCGCCACCCTCAGCGTGCTGGCCCAGGTGCGGCCCGGGGTGCCCCTGCGGCTGCAGCACCTGCTGGAATTCGAATCGGCGGTGAACGATCCGGCCGCCCTGCTGGTGTACGGGCTGCTGATCGAGCTGTTCACCAGCCCGGCCAGCGCCGGCGGCCTCAGCGCAGATCCCTCTCTGGGTGCTGCGCTCCTGGAGGGGCTGAAGGGGTTCGTGCAGCAGATCGGCTCCGGGCTGATCGTGGGGGTGCTGTTCGGCTATGTGGCCAAGTTCGTGATCGACTACCTGGTCAACGAGCGGGCCCAGCTGCTGGTGGTGGCCATGTCGATCGCCTTCATCGACTACGGCGTCAGCGATCTGCTGGGGGGCTCGGGCTTCGTGGCGGTGTATGTGACCGGCGTGTTCATGACCAACATGGACTACCGCATGGCCGAGGTGAACCACGAGAGCATCCAGGAGGTGCTGCTGCCCTTCAACACCATGACCGAGATCACCGTGTTCCTGATCTTCGGCTTGCTGGTGTCGCCCGGCGATCTGCTGGGCGCGATTCCCATGGGCATCGCCGCTGCCGTTGCGCTGATGCTGGTCGCCCGGCCCCTGGGGGTGCTGCTGTTTCAACCCTTCTCCCCCTTCAGTCGGCGGGAATCGCTGTTGATCGCCTGGTGTGGTCTGCGGGGAGCGGTGCCCCTGGCCCTCTCGTATCACGTGGTGAGCGCGATTCCCGAGCTGCGGGGCCTCGATCCCGCCCTGGTCGAGCCCCTCGCCCGGAACGCCCAGGGCATCGTGTTCGTGGTGGTGGTGCTCAACCTGATGCTGCAGGGCTTCACCCTGCCGCGGGTGTGCCGCCGCGTGGGTCTCGGCACCGGTCCGCTGGCCCCGTGA